Below is a genomic region from Elusimicrobiota bacterium.
TTTACGCCATTAAATACGGCATCGTGCCCGCCGGCACCGCCCGCTTGGACGTTCGCGCCGAAGAAAAGATCAACGGCCGATCCGCTTACCGCTTGGAATGCGTGGCCCGCAGCAACGCCGCCATGGACGCTGTTTTTAAGGTACGGGACCGCAACGAATCCTGGTTGGACCGGGAAAGCCTTTGCTCCCTCCGCTTTCGCCAGGACATGCGGGAGGGGCTTTTCAAGCGCAAAGTCGAAACCGCCTACGATCCGGTCACCGGCCGCTTCCTTTACCGAAAATGGCGGAAGGGCAAGGAGTTTGTTTACGACGGCCCGTCCCCCACCTACACGCAGGACGTCCTTTCCAGCCTCTATTACCTCCGCACCTGCGATTTGATCGTCGGGGAATCCGTGTTGGTGGACGCCAATTCGGGAAGCAACAACTGGACGCTGCGGGTCCACGTGATCGCGCGGGAAACCGTCGAGGTGCCCGCGGGCCGGTTTGTCTGCCTGAAATTGGAGCCCGTGTTGGCCGGCGACGGATTGTTTCGTTCCAAAGGGCGGCTCGAAGTGTGGGTGACCGCCGACGCGCGGCGCGTCCCGGTCCTCCTTCGTTCCCGGGTGACCGTGGGCGCTTTCGACGCCGAAATGGCGGAATACACGCCGGGGGGCGGCGAAGTGCCGACGGTCGCCGGCGCGACCAGCGTTCAAACCCTTCGACCCTAGACGCCGCGGGCGATGTGGTATAATTCCGTCGTCCCACACACCGTTGGTTCGGCCCTTTAGGATTTTACGCGTGATCAACCCGTTGTCCTCCCATTGCCTTCCCCGTCGCACGGACCGACCGTGACACCCCCCCTTCTCTCCCGGGTCGCCCGTTTTTCCGGCATGCCCGTTTTGGTCGTCGGCGATTTGATGGTGGACCGGTTTCTTCGGGGGGCGGTGCATCGCCTGTCGCCCGAGGCGCCGGTGCCCGTCGTTGATGTGCGGGAGGACAAGTCCATGCCCGGCGGCGCCGGCAACGTGGCCGCCAACATCGCCGCCCTCGGCGGCCGGCCTTTGCTGGTGTCGGTCGTCGGGGAAGATCCCGAGGGCGACCGCCTGGTGGACGCTCTGCGCGCCGTCCGGGTGGACGTGGACGGCGTGGTGGCCGACGCCCACCGCCCCACCATCGTCAAAACCCGGGTGATCGCCGGGCACCAGCAAGTGGTCCGCTTCGATCGGGAAGACCGTGCGCCGTTGGCCCCCGCCGTGCTAAACCGTTTGTTGGAACGAATCCGGGAGAAAATGACCACGGCCCGGGCCGTCATCCTTTCGGATTACGGGAAAGGCGTTATCGGGCCCCGGCTCTTGAAGGCGGTCCTGACCCTCGCCCATCGGCAAAAAAAATTCGTCACGGTCGATCCGAAGGTCGAACATTTTCTGCGTTATCGGCGGGTCGATTGCATCACCCCCAACCTCAAAGAAGCCACCGAAGGCCTCCGAGGCCTGCCCCCCAAAAACGACGGCGAGGTGGACGCCCTGGGCCGGCGCATTCTTCGTCGCCTCCGCTGCCATTCCGTTTTGATCACCCGCGGCGAGCGCGGCATGAGCCTTTACCGGGAGGGGAAGCCGCCCCTGCACATCCCTTCCGAAGCGCGCGAAGTCTTCGACGTCACCGGCGCGGGCGACACGGTGATTTCCACCTTGAGCCTGGCCCTGGCGGCCGGCGCGAATCTCGAAGACGCCGCGCGCTTGTCCAACGCCGCGGCCGGGGTTGTGGTCGGCAAGCTCGGCACGGCCACGGTGTCCCCCGCGGAGTTGATCGCGGCGCTGAAGGCGCGGCGCCCGTGAACGTGCTGGCGGTCATCCCGGCGCGCCACGCGGCCCAGCGTTTTCCCGGCAAACCCCTGGTCCTTTTGGCCGGCAAACCCATGGTCCAGTGGGTGTACGAAGCCGCCCGCCGGGCGCTTCCGCAGGTCGTGGTGGCCACCGACGATGAACGCATTCTCTCCGCCGTCCGGACCTTCGGCGGCGAGGCGATGATGACCTCCGACCGCTGCCGAAGCGGCACCGACCGGGTGGCCGAAGTGGCGCGAAAAGTCCGCGCCGACCTCTATTTGAACATCCAAGGGGACGAACCCCTGATGACCACCCGCACCGTGCGGCGGGTGCTGGCCCTTCATCGGGACCCGGCCGTCGTCCTGGGGACGGCGGCGACGACGCTCGCCCGGGGCGACTGGGCGAACCCCAACGCCGTCAAAGTCCTGACGGACCAACGCGGCGACGCGCTCTATTTTTCCCGAAGCGCCCTGCCGTACTACCGCGACGGCGCGCCCGCCGTGCCGCCCGCCACCGCGCGTCTACAAAAACATCTGGGCGTTTATTCCTACCGAGCCGATTTGTTGCGCCAATTCGTCCGCTGGCCCGTCGGGTTCTTTGAAACGGCGGAAAAATTGGAGCAGTTGCGGGCGTTGGAGCACGGCGTGCGGATTCGGGTCGCGACGACTCCCGACGATTCCGTCGGGGTGGACACGCCGGCCGACGCCGCC
It encodes:
- a CDS encoding DUF3108 domain-containing protein — protein: MAERGAAVLAALLFLGLGTAAAEGAPAAAPAPFVWRQKPNTVFAVGESIVYAIKYGIVPAGTARLDVRAEEKINGRSAYRLECVARSNAAMDAVFKVRDRNESWLDRESLCSLRFRQDMREGLFKRKVETAYDPVTGRFLYRKWRKGKEFVYDGPSPTYTQDVLSSLYYLRTCDLIVGESVLVDANSGSNNWTLRVHVIARETVEVPAGRFVCLKLEPVLAGDGLFRSKGRLEVWVTADARRVPVLLRSRVTVGAFDAEMAEYTPGGGEVPTVAGATSVQTLRP
- the rfaE1 gene encoding D-glycero-beta-D-manno-heptose-7-phosphate kinase, with the translated sequence MTPPLLSRVARFSGMPVLVVGDLMVDRFLRGAVHRLSPEAPVPVVDVREDKSMPGGAGNVAANIAALGGRPLLVSVVGEDPEGDRLVDALRAVRVDVDGVVADAHRPTIVKTRVIAGHQQVVRFDREDRAPLAPAVLNRLLERIREKMTTARAVILSDYGKGVIGPRLLKAVLTLAHRQKKFVTVDPKVEHFLRYRRVDCITPNLKEATEGLRGLPPKNDGEVDALGRRILRRLRCHSVLITRGERGMSLYREGKPPLHIPSEAREVFDVTGAGDTVISTLSLALAAGANLEDAARLSNAAAGVVVGKLGTATVSPAELIAALKARRP
- the kdsB gene encoding 3-deoxy-manno-octulosonate cytidylyltransferase yields the protein MNVLAVIPARHAAQRFPGKPLVLLAGKPMVQWVYEAARRALPQVVVATDDERILSAVRTFGGEAMMTSDRCRSGTDRVAEVARKVRADLYLNIQGDEPLMTTRTVRRVLALHRDPAVVLGTAATTLARGDWANPNAVKVLTDQRGDALYFSRSALPYYRDGAPAVPPATARLQKHLGVYSYRADLLRQFVRWPVGFFETAEKLEQLRALEHGVRIRVATTPDDSVGVDTPADAARVERRIRRSRDAGRREAK